GGCGGCCATCGTGAGCTCCCTGCGGGCGGCGCGGCGTCTCAGCGATCGGGCGGCGGCGGCGGCGGCGGACGCTTGTGGTCGCCGTCGTCCTTGAACCAGCGCCAGCCCCACTTCTCGCTCCACAGGCCGGGGCCGGTGAGGAGGAGCGTGAGCGCGACGAGCCCCAGGATGACGAGGATGGTCGGCAGGTTGAGGCCCATGGGGCCATGAGAGCCACGGCTCGGGCCGCGCGTCCAGCGCCCGGGCGCGGCGCGCGGCGACCGAAGGCCGCATCCGCTTGACGGGATGAACGTCCGCTATGTAATACACGCCGCATGAACGACACCCTCAGGAACCAAGCCTCCTCGAAGACGCTCCTCGCGGCCGCCCTCGGCGCCGCCCTGGCGCTGGGCCTCGCGCTCGCGCCCGCCGCCGCGCGCGCCGCGCAGACCATCAAGCTGGGGGTCGAGAACGGCCCGCACGCCGAGATCGCCGAGCACGTGAAGCAGCTCCTGGCGAAGGACGGGATCGAGGTCAAGGTGGTCGAGCTGTCCGACTACGCGCAGCAGAACCCGGCGCTCGCCGCCGGCGACCTCGACGCCAACTCCTTCCAGCACCTGCCCTACCTCGAGGAGCAGGTGAAGGCGCGCGGCTACAAGATCACCTCGGTGGGCAAGACCATCGTCTTCCCCATGGGCGTCTACTCGCAGAAGGTGAAGTCGCTCGCCGACCTGCCGCAGGGGGCGAAGCTCGCCGTCCCCAACGACCCGTCGAACGAGGGCCGCGCCCTCCTGCTCTTCCAGTCGAAGGGCGTGTTCAAGCTGCGCCCCGGCAGCGGCATCACCCCCACCCCGGCGGACATCACCGAGAACCCGAAGAAGGTGAAGATCGTCGAGGTGGACGCGGCGCAGGTGGCCCACTTCCTCCCCGACGTGACGGCCGCCGCCGTCAACACGAACTACGCCATCCAGGGGAAGCTCGACCCGGCCAAGGACGCCATCGCCCGCGAGGCGGCCGACTCGCCGTACGTGAACGTGATCGTCGTGCGCGCCGCGGACGCCCAGAAGCCCTGGGTCCAGAAGCTCGTCGCCGCCTACCACTCGGACGAGGTGCGCAAGCTCATCGCCGCGAAGTGGCCGGGCGTCGTCGTGCCGGGGTTCTGAGCGCCGTCGACCCGCGTCGCTCCCGCTCACGCCCTCGCGCGCAGGTTCCGCTTGTCGAGCCGGCGCACCACCCGGTCGCCGGCCGACTGCACCGCCTGCACGAGGACGACGAGCACCACCACCACCGCCAGCATGACCTCGGGCTGGAAGCGCTGGTAGCCGTAGCGGATGCCGAGGTCCCCGAGGCCCCCGCCCCCGACCGCGCCCGCCATCGCCGAGTAGCCGACCAGGCTCACGACGGTGATGGTGAGGCCGGCGACGATGCCGGGCAGCGCCTCGGGCAGGAGCACCTTCAGCACGATCTGGCGCGGGGTGGCCCCCATCGCCTGCGCCGCCTCGATGAGGCCGGGGTCCACCTCGCGCAGCGACGACTCGACGAGCCGCGCCACGAAGGGGATGGCCGCCAGCGTGAGCGGCACCACCGCCGCCGCCGTCCCGATGGAGGTGCCGACGAGGAGGCGCGTGAGGGGGATGATGGCGACGAGCAGGATGATGAAGGGCGTGGAGCGGGCCGCGTTCACCACCCCGCCCAGCACCCGGCTCGCGAGCGCGTGCTCGAGGACG
The DNA window shown above is from Anaeromyxobacter diazotrophicus and carries:
- a CDS encoding methionine ABC transporter permease; protein product: MSLAMGSLLLDALLETLVMVGVSTALSAAVGVPLGVVLVVTSRGHVLEHALASRVLGGVVNAARSTPFIILLVAIIPLTRLLVGTSIGTAAAVVPLTLAAIPFVARLVESSLREVDPGLIEAAQAMGATPRQIVLKVLLPEALPGIVAGLTITVVSLVGYSAMAGAVGGGGLGDLGIRYGYQRFQPEVMLAVVVVLVVLVQAVQSAGDRVVRRLDKRNLRARA
- a CDS encoding MetQ/NlpA family ABC transporter substrate-binding protein; the encoded protein is MNDTLRNQASSKTLLAAALGAALALGLALAPAAARAAQTIKLGVENGPHAEIAEHVKQLLAKDGIEVKVVELSDYAQQNPALAAGDLDANSFQHLPYLEEQVKARGYKITSVGKTIVFPMGVYSQKVKSLADLPQGAKLAVPNDPSNEGRALLLFQSKGVFKLRPGSGITPTPADITENPKKVKIVEVDAAQVAHFLPDVTAAAVNTNYAIQGKLDPAKDAIAREAADSPYVNVIVVRAADAQKPWVQKLVAAYHSDEVRKLIAAKWPGVVVPGF